One genomic segment of Centroberyx gerrardi isolate f3 chromosome 4, fCenGer3.hap1.cur.20231027, whole genome shotgun sequence includes these proteins:
- the psmd7 gene encoding 26S proteasome non-ATPase regulatory subunit 7, translated as MPELAVENVVVHPLVLLSVVDHFNRIGKVGNQKRVVGVLLGSWQKKILDVSNSFAVPFDEDDKDDSVWFLDHDYLENMYGMFKKVNARERIVGWYHTGPKLHKNDIAINELIKQYCTNSVLVIIDVKPKDLGLPTEAYISVEEIHDDGTPTSKTFEHVTSEIGAEEAEEVGVEHLLRDIKDTTVGTLSQRITNQVHGLKGLNSKLLDIRSYLERVAAGKLPINHQIIYQLQDVFNLLPDVNLLEFTKAFYLKTNDQMLVVYLASLIRSVVALHNLINNKISNRDAERKEGQEKEEGKKEKKDDKEKKDDKDKEKEKGDATKKDEKKKK; from the exons ATGCCGGAGTTAGCGGTAGAAAATGTGGTGGTTCATCCCCTAGTGTTGCTCAGCGTCGTGGATCATTTTAATAG GATAGGGAAAGTTGGCAATCAGAAACGAGTGGTTGGTGTCCTCCTTGGGTCATGGCAGAAGAAAATTCTTGATGTCTCAAATAGCTTTGCTG TGCCATTTGATGAGGATGACAAGGATGACTCAGTGTGGTTCTTGGACCATGACTACTTGGAGAACATGTATGGCATGTTCAAGAAAGTTAATG CCAGAGAAAGAATAGTTGGATGGTACCACACAGGACCAAAATTACATAAGAATGACATTGCCATCAATGAGCTCATCAAGCAATACTGCACAAATTCG GTGTTAGTCATCATAGATGTGAAGCCCAAAGACCTTGGTCTACCCACAGAAGCGTACATCTCAGTGGAGGAAATACACGAT GATGGGACTCCGACATCCAAGACGTTTGAACACGTCACCAGTGAGATTGGAGCTGAGGAAGCCGAGGAAGTGGGAGTGGAGCACCTGCTCAG AGATATCAAGGATACAACAGTGGGCACTCTGTCCCAGCGCATCACGAACCAGGTCCACGGCCTGAAGGGACTCAACTCTAAGCTGCTGGACATCCGGTCTTACCTGGAGAGGGTGGCAGCAGGCAAACTGCCCATCAACCACCAGATCATCTACCAGCTGCAGGATGTCTTCAACCTTCTTCCAGATGTCAATCTACTG GAGTTCACGAAAGCCTTCTACCTGAAGACCAATGACCAGATGCTGGTGGTCTACCTGGCCTCGCTCATCCGCTCTGTGGTGGCTCTGCACAACCTGATCAACAACAAGATCTCCAACCGAGAcgcagagaggaaggaaggtcaggagaaggaggaaggcaagaaagagaagaaagacgacaaggagaagaaagacgacaaagacaaggagaaggagaaaggggacGCCACCAAGaaagatgagaagaagaaaaaatga
- the dynlrb2 gene encoding dynein light chain roadblock-type 2 → MAEVEETLKRIEAHKGVIGTVVVNAEGIPIRTTLDNSTTVQYAGLLRQLTMKARSAVRDIDPQNDLTFLRIRSKKHEIMVTPENEFLLIVIQNLSE, encoded by the exons ATG gctGAAgttgaggaaacactgaagagGATCGAGGCCCACAAAGGTGTGATTGGAACAGTAGTTGTTAATGCAGAAG GTATTCCAATCAGAACTACGTTGGATAACTCCACGACAGTTCAGTATGCCGGACTCCTTCGGCAGCTCACCATGAAGGCCAGGAGCGCGGTCAGGGACATTGACCCTCAGAATGACCTCACCTTCCTCCGCATCCGCTCCAAGAAGCATGAGATCATGGTCACACCGG AGAACGAGTTTCTGCTGATAGTCATCCAGAACCTCAGTGAATAG
- the LOC139927934 gene encoding genetic suppressor element 1-like, which yields MNHESKSPSLGMISTATRTTATVSPLSPLTNGNAVAQSANSGFAAALRKLAKQAEDPRGSALSGESSPVSSPATSHSSPVSTPKRGSLGPLLGQSRGHGVPGTPPVVTIAPTKTSNGLWRAEGRQAEPGVQGISRERVGAESTQPQQDKRTPPIPSPHPLAHPFGLTPSTVMQDPRIQSLSLPGQMHPVVPSGAVPEEYLRGIRPFAASDELRLASLPLGLDPATAAHAAAAAYYHPAYLHHPLTLQRMEESLCLSALRSQFYSVPAGGAFPPLHPSALHLHLPGARYPGELNHTALAERLQMENELRQREREQEREREKEREREAGLEREREREREREEERERERERELDRQKERQRERQQQMVRAVESHYLAELQARRAAPEDRARPGERLTPNRLDKLKEPDHPGLAAPKPLSLQPGLHPSMGSIPHPVPSLVPSHLGKHHAAAAAAAGGIHGALAAAMMTQRASEEGWLTRQRRPGQEREGPLELGLRSPGKGAEPRRDGHRTNSVHHHLSNKDIPPRLGAPPPLISPKAPPHPPAPPPTTLWNPASLVDTPTDTRRKFNPPTPPSRPPPGLTRADRPLSWGEKLEEGGRRRAEVPERYLSLRGPGAPEPGAWNKAEQDRPVHHLYHRHHLSNLHQRACAPLSIPGTCTERMGHRQAASPSPARERQSQAPDSMLVYDEVLQQHRRLLSKLDLEEKRRREAREGGYYYDLDESYDESDEEEVKAHLRRVTEQSPLKLDTSSEKVDFLRVCGLTTLAHRDELLERKKRKRRRMLRERSLSPPAVRGKRKACAPPTTPPPLSTPYTAEQMDSTPELEGKKDFLLMFNLSHVSPQQRRDKEKTEELLKAIQRKTVTLDTLRYNPLPPCSSPPAPSTGDSSSAPLPCQSNGHHYPDSPSPSPPYSHKPNNTFHTDPFKPPVDTPTPRIPPPLAPHLERTGFMEGHPTKKFQGLQNGVAASAQRKEPNPVQNGRSRPWERFTPEAFAQHFHQAVLQSTHSTLQNKGVSNCVSEAAVKADNSLPHSVSPLKRPNLHHAPQHAHINGHHFHSPLAQRDAPGPRDHLSEEEEEESGEEEEDEEEEMEEAPRKWQGIESIFEAYQEYMDEWSIERQVLHSQCKRLEAQNYSLTRTAEQLSLSMGELVSQRQKVREERERLQAQLEHFRRCLTLPNIHWGRGQLNGHTPR from the exons ATGAACCATGAGTCCAAATCACCGTCATTAGGAATGATCTCCACGGCAACTCGCACCACGGCAACTGTCAGTCCCCTTAGCCCACTAACCAATGGGAACGCAGTTGCCCAGTCTGCAAACTCCGGATTCGCTGCTGCCCTCCGTAAACTGGCCAAGCAGGCCGAGGATCCCAGAG GTTCTGCCCTCAGTGGTGAGTCTTCTCCCGTCTCTTCCCCGGCTACCAGCCACAGTTCTCCAGTCAGCACCCCAAAGCGGGGCTCTTTAGGGCCCCTCCTGGGCCAGAGCAGGGGCCACGGTGTCCCCGGCACCCCCCCAGTAGTCACCATCGCCCCCACCAAGACCAGCAACGGCCTCTGGAGGGCCGAGGGACGCCAG gctgAGCCGGGTGTTCAGGGGATCAGCAGGGAGCGGGTGGGTGCTGAGAGCACCCAGCCCCAGCAGGACAAGAGGACGCCCCCCATCCCTTCACCTCACCCTCTGGCTCACCCGTTTGGCCTCACCCCCAGCACTGTCATGCAAGACCCCCGAATACAGAGCCTTAG TTTGCCTGGGCAGATGCACCCCGTGGTTCCCTCGGGTGCCGTCCCAGAGGAGTACCTGAGAGGGATCCGGCCCTTCGCCGCCTCAGACGAGCTGCGGCTGGCCTCCCTGCCCCTGGGCCTCGACCCCGCCACCGCTGCccacgctgctgctgctgcttactATCACCCTGCCTACCTGCACCACCCTCTTACCTTACAAAG GATGGAGgagtctctgtgtctttctgcgCTGCGGTCGCAGTTCTACTCTGTGCCTGCAGGGGGtgccttccctcccctccacccctctgccCTCCACCTGCACCTGCCTGGAGCCCGCTACCCTGGGGAGCTAAACCACACAGCACTGGCTGAgag GCTACAGATGGAGAATGAGCTCCgccagcgagagagagagcaagagcgtgaacgagagaaagaaagggagcgaGAGGCTGGGCTGGAGcgggagcgggagagagagagagagagggaggaggagagagagagagagcgggagagagagctggacaggcagaaggagaggcagagggagagacagcagcagaTGGTCAGAGCGGTGGAGAGCCACTACCTGGCTGAGCTGCAGGCTCGGAGGGCAGCACCGGAGGACAGGGCCAGGCCGGGGGAGAGGCTGACCCCGAACAGACTGg ATAAACTCAAGGAGCCAGACCACCCGGGCCTTGCAGCACCTAAGCCTCTGTCGCTGCAGCCtggcctccacccctccatgGGCTCCATCCCACACCCTGTGCCCAGCCTGGTGCCCTCTCATCTGGGGAAGCAtcacgctgctgctgctgctgctgccggggGGATCCATGGGGCTCTAGCAGCTGCCATGATGACTCAGAGGGCCAGTGAGGAGGGATGGTTAACACGCCAGCGACGGCCAGgccaggagagggaggggccaCTGGAGCTGGGCCTCAGGTCACCTGGGAAAGGGGCGGAGCCAAGGAGAGACGGCCACAG GACCAACTCAGTCCATCACCACCTGAGCAACAAAGACATACCTCCCCGCCTCGGCGCTCCACCTCCCCTTATCTCTCCGAAAgctccccctcacccccctgcCCCACCTCCGACTACTCTCTGGAACCCGGCCTCCCTCGTCGACACCCCTACGGACACCCGTCGAAAATTCAACCCTCCTACGCCGCCGAGCCGACCGCCTCCGGGCCTGACCAGAGCCGACAGGCCGCTGAGCTGGGGGGAGAAGctggaggaaggaggcaggagaaGGGCGGAAGTCCCAGAGCGATACCTGTCACTGAGGGGACCCGGTGCGCCGGAGCCAGGCGCCTGGAACAAGGCCGAGCAGGACCGGCCCGTCCACCACCTCTACCACCGCCATCACCTCAGTAACCTCCACCAGAGGGCCTGCGCGCCCCTGTCTATCCCCGGTACCTGCACCGAGCGGATGGGCCATCGCCAGGCGGCCTCTCCCTCTCCGGCGAGGGAGCGGCAGAGTCAGGCGCCCGACAGCATGCTGGTGTACGACGAGGTCCTGCAGCAGCACCGCCGCCTCCTCAGCAAGCTGgacctggaggagaagaggaggagggaggccaGGGAGGGAG GTTATTACTATGACCTGGATGAGTCGTATGACGAGAgcgatgaggaggaggtgaaagctCATCTGAGGAGAGTGACAGAACAGTCTCCGCTCAAACTGGACACGTCCTCTGAG AAAGTGGATTTTCTGCGCGTGTGCGGCCTGACCACGCTGGCCCACCGCGACGAGCTCCTCGAgcggaagaagaggaaaaggaggaggatgcTAAGAGAGCGCAGCCTCTCCCCGCCGGCCGTACGGGGCAAGAGGAAGGCCTGCGCACCTCCGACGACCCCGCCTCCCCTGTCAACCCCCTACACTGCCGAGCAGATGGACAGCACCCCCGaactggaggggaaaaaagacttCCTCCTTATGTTCAACCTGTCCCATGTCAGcccacagcagaggagag ATAAGGAGAAGACGGAGGAGCTGCTGAAGGCCATACAGAGGAAGACTGTGACTTTAGACACACTCAGATATAACCCATTACCTCCGTGTAGCAGCCCCCCTGCTCCCTCAAccg GTGACTCCTCATCAGCCCCCCTGCCGTGTCAGTCAAACGGACATCACTACCCAGACTCCCCCAGCCCTTCCCCTCCCTACTCCCACAAACCTAACAACACCTTCCATACAGACCCATTCAAGCCCCCCGTCGACACCCCAACGCCCCGCATCCCTCCACCCTTGGCCCCCCATCTTGAAAGGACTGGATTCATGGAGGGTCACCCAACCAAGAAGTTCCAGGGCCTCCAGAATGGAGTCGCCGCTTCCGCCCAGAGAAAGGAGCCCAATCCAGTGCAGAACGGGCGGAGTCGGCCCTGGGAGAGATTCACACCGGAGGCCTTTGCTCAGCACTTCCACCAGGCTGTGCTGCAgtccacacacagcacactgcagAACAAAG GAGTCTCAAACTGCGTCTCTGAGGCCGCCGTGAAGGCCGACAACTCGCTGCCTCACAGCGTCTCTCCGCTGAAAAGACCAAATCTTCACCATGCCCCTCAGCATGCGCACATCAATGGCCATCACTTCCATTCCCCTCTGGCCCAGCGGGACGCTCCAGGGCCGCGGGACCACctgtctgaggaggaggaggaagagtctggggaggaggaggaggacgaggaggaggagatggaggaagcTCCGAGGAAGTGGCAGGGGATTGAATCTATCTTCGAAGCCTACCAGGAGTACATGGATG AATGGAGTATAGAGAGACAAGTTCTTCACAGTCAGTGCAAGAGACTTGAAGCACAGAACTACAGTCTCACCAGGACTGCAGAGCAGCTCTCTCTCAGTATGGGG GAGCTGGTGAGTCAGaggcagaaagtgagagaggagagagagagactgcaggccCAGCTGGAGCACTTCAGGAGGTGTTTGACACTACCTAACATTCACTGGGGCAGGGGCCAACTCAACGGGCACACCCCGAGGTGA